Proteins co-encoded in one Malus domestica chromosome 09, GDT2T_hap1 genomic window:
- the LOC103453573 gene encoding uncharacterized protein: MAMEIVVGDRTSVIVEKGQKAVFGRGNAYTTDDRTVSRRHVSFVSENNQTKACVSFEVLGKNPMWTRSEKDGEVRVFRRSEKGEVAAGDWFCVSGKKPVWFRVGKVGVDERENRVLESELELAEGSGSGSELESLDFSGIDPVKELGFVVMGHEFDHCPKQMIRDVKKWNWFLEEPGKEGDDDDGFERKERRGVRRKRGKGEENEDDEWTGESEADEEAVAKLRKVNTPKYSTRSKARNKPQKDTKRGKCSAHKKTPGVDEEGMEDEDDETLGGFIVAEEDMEEDELEETEDEEEFVEDDDEEE, translated from the exons ATGGCCATGGAAATCGTAGTCGGAGACCGTACATCAGTTATAGTAGAGAAGGGTCAGAAGGCTGTGTTTGGACGAGGAAATGCGTACACCACCGACGACCGAACGGTGTCTCGCCGTCACGTCTCTTTCGTTTCTGAGAATAACCAAACAAAGGCCTGCGTTTCGTTTGAGGTTCTGGGAAAGAATCCCATGTGGACCCGGAGCGAAAAAGATGGAGAAGTTAGGGTTTTCAGGAGGTCGGAGAAGGGTGAGGTGGCGGCCGGTGATTGGTTCTGTGTGTCTGGGAAGAAACCCGTTTGGTTTAGAGTGGGAAAGGTTGGGGTAGATGAGAGAGAGAATAGGGTTTTGGAGAGTGAGCTTGAGTTGGCTGAGGGTTCGGGAAGTGGGTCTGAATTGGAGAGTCTCGATTTTTCCGGCATTGACCCTGTTAAAG AGCTTGGTTTTGTTGTAATGGGGCACGAGTTTGATCACTGTCCAAAGCAAATGATCCGTGATGTAAAGAAGTGGAACTGGTTCCTCGAGGAacctggaaaagaaggtgacgATGATGATGGATTTGAGAGGAAGGAGAGGAGGGGTGTGCGGAGAAAGAGGGGAAAAGGTGAAGAAAATGAGGACGACGAGTGGACAGGGGAGAGTGAAGCTGATGAAGAGGCTGTTGCAAAACTAAGAAAGGTAAATACACCAAAATATTCTACAAGATCAAAGGCGCGTAACAAACCTCAGAAGGATACAAAGAGGGGTAAATGTTCTGCGCACAAGAAGACTCCTGGCGTGGATGAAGAGGGaatggaagatgaagatgacgaAACGCTCGGAGGCTTCATTGTTGCTGAGGAGGACATGGAAGAAGACGAGCTAGAGGAAACGGAAGACGAGGAGGAATTtgtcgaagatgatgatgaagaagagTAG
- the LOC103453572 gene encoding uncharacterized protein: protein MEDYPERSRFDDDQIAYNGNEEFEQPPEQQFEEFEQQREQQSNHNLDNEGNEFRDSFSHRDSAAGKLFVGGVSWETTEENFSNYFSKYGEIVDSVIMIDKHTGKPRGFGFVTFSDPMVIDSVLEVEHVIDGRVVEVKRTVPRGDVGFKGASKRKKIFVGGIPTSLTDDELGEYFSAYGTIVEHQIMLDHKTGRSRGFGFVTFENEDALDKIFSDGKVHELGGKQVEIKKAEPKRGGGDFSGSSARSYGSLSGAAAGYGAYNSGSRHNGKMGRGFGGGGGGYGPYGAYNNYGGNYAGGYAGFYGGYGGNYGGYGYGFGYGGPMYGNAGYPASGYGMPAGYGGNTAYAGSKGYGSGAAGRGGSRGGGSYGSSGGYDRSDGYDRSGGSSTGRYHPYQK, encoded by the exons ATGGAAGATTACCCCGAACGCAGTCGTTTCGACGACGACCAAATCGCGTACAATGGAAACGAAGAATTTGAGCAACCGCCAGAGCAGCAATTTGAAGAATTTGAGCAGCAGCGGGAGCAACAATCGAACCATAACTTAGATAATGAAGGCAATGAGTTTAGGGATTCGTTCAGTCATCGCGATTCAGCTGCGGG AAAACTATTTGTAGGAGGCGTTTCTTGGGAGACTACTGAAG AGAACTTTTCTAATTACTTCAGCAAGTATGGAGAAATAGTTGATTCTGTTATAATGATCGACAAACATACTGGGAAGCcaaggggatttggttttgtgaCATTTTCTGATCCAATGGTTATTGATTCAGTGTTGGAAGTAGAACATGTCATAGATGGCAGAGTG GTAGAGGTGAAGAGGACAGTACCCAGGGGGGATGTAGGGTTTAAGGGGGCATCGAAAAGAAAGAAGATTTTTGTTGGTGGAATACCAACGTCTTTGACTGATG ATGAGCTGGGGGAATATTTCTCTGCATATGGCACCATTGTTGAGCACCAGATTATGCTAGATCATAAAACCGGGAGGTCTAGAGGATTTGGGTTTGTCACTTTTGAGAATGAAGATGCTCTTGACAAGATATTTTCTGATGGAAAAGTACATGAACTTGGAGGCAAACAG GTAGAGATTAAGAAGGCTGAACCTAAAAGGGGTGGTGGCGATTTCAGTGGCAGTTCTGCCAGGTCGTATGGTAGCTTAAGTGGTGCTGCAGCTGGTTATGGTGCATATAATTCTGGAAGTCGGCACAATGGAAAAATGGGCAGGGGATttggtgggggtgggggtgggtaTGGCCCTTATGGTGCCTACAACAATTACGGTGGAAATTATGCTGGAGGTTATGCAGGTTTCTATGGGGGCTATGGTGGAAATTATGGTGGATATGGATATGGATTTGGGTACGGTGGGCCCATGTATGGCAATGCTGGATATCCAGCCAGTGGTTATGGCATGCCTGCTGGTTATGGTGGCAATACTGCCTATGCAGGTAGTAAAGGGTATGGAAGTGGTGCTGCTGGTCGTGGTGGTAGTAGGGGCGGTGGCAGTTATGGTTCCAGTGGAGGATATGATAGGAGTGATGGATATGATAGGAGTGGTGGTTCTTCTACTGGAAGATATCATCCATATCAGAAGTGA
- the LOC103453571 gene encoding glyoxylate/succinic semialdehyde reductase 2, chloroplastic has product MSLLVKTTNCSRLSSTAMAVCSSFCPHIPTRLTKSFPAKPHSLSFKAFSSQASNASSKDELPARVGFLGLGIMGSPMAQNLIKSGCDVTVWNRTKSKCDPLISLGAKYKPSPEEVAASCDVTFAMLADPESAVAVALGKHGAANGMSSGKGYVDVSTVDVATSKLIGGNIKATGASFLEAPVSGSKKPAEDGQLIFLTAGDKSLYETVASLLDIMGKSRFYLGEVGNGAAMKLVVNMIMGSMMASFSEGLLLTEKIGLDPKVLVEVVSQGAISAPMYSMKGPSMIQSVYPTAFPLKHQQKDMRLALGLAESVSQSTPIAAAANELYKVAKSHGLSDEDFSAVIEALKPKLKH; this is encoded by the exons ATGTCCTTGTTGGTAAAGACCACCAACTGTTCCCGTTTATCTTCAACCGCCATGGCAGTGTGCTCAAGCTTTTGCCCTCACATTCCAACCCGCCTTACAAAATCATTCCCTGCAAAGccacactctctctctttcaaggCTTTCTCTTCTCAAGCATCCAATGCTTCATCCaaag ATGAGTTGCCAGCACGCGTGGGGTTCCTAGGCCTCGGAATTATGGGTTCTCCAATGGCACAGAACCTCATAAAATCTGG GTGTGATGTGACTGTTTGGAATAGGACCAAAAGCAAATGTGATCCACTTATCAGCTTAGGTGCAAA ATATAAACCCTCTCCTGAGGAAGTGGCTGCATCTTGTGATGTCACATTTGCCATGCTTGCCGACCCTGAAAGTGCT GTTGCTGTTGCTTTGGGGAAGCATGGAGCTGCCAATGGAATGAGTTCAGGAAAAGG GTATGTGGATGTTTCAACTGTTGATGTTGCAACTTCTAAATTGATTGGCGGAAATATCAAAGCTACCGGGGCATCGTTTTTAGAG GCACCAGTTTCAGGTTCAAAAAAACCAGCTGAAGATGGGCAACTAATATTTCTTACTGCAG GAGACAAATCTCTGTATGAAACAGTAGCATCCCTTTTGGATATCATGGGGAAG TCAAGATTTTACCTTGGGGAGGTCGGAAATGGTGCTGCTATGAAACTTGTTGTCAACATGATTATGGGAAG TATGATGGCATCCTTTTCTGAGGGCTTGCTTCTCACTGAGAAAATAGGACTGGACCCGAAAGTACTAGTTGAG GTCGTCTCACAGGGAGCCATTAGTGCACCAATGTACTCAATGAAAGGCCCATCAATGATTCAATCCGTCTATCCTACCGCATTTCCCTTGAAGCATCAACAGAAG GACATGAGGCTTGCTCTGGGATTAGCAGAATCTGTTTCCCAATCTACGCCGATTGCAGCAGCTGCAAATGAACTATACAAGGTCGCAAAATCACACGGCCTCAGCGACGAGGACTTTTCAGCAGTCATTGAAGCATTGAAACCGAAGTTGAAGCACTAG